The Flammeovirga pectinis genomic interval GAGGGTGGTGAGAGCTTTACCACAGAAGAGTTGAGTATTGCTGACTTTGGAAACAAACCTGCGCTTATAGTAAATGGGTTTGATAGAATAGGAGCTCCATCTGTTATAGATACACCATCTTATAAAGGTTTTACAACTTCTGATGATGGAGTCGCAGATGGTGTAGATATATCGTTCACTGGCAATCAATATGATTATAATCCTAAGTCGGATTGGCTAGATGATGATGCTCCAGGACATGGTGCTAGTTATGCTGATGCAGAAACAATATTGATTAGAGGTAATACACATGATTTTACACGTGTTCATGGAGAGGCTTTTTACTATTTAAAACAATCTTTTGTATCTGTAAGCATTGAAGCTATAGAAAATGGTTTGATTAAGTTAGAAGATTATGAAGTAGTAGATGTTTTATTTGGGGAACAAAAATCTACTGAACCTGTGCAAGAAGGTAAGGGGAAAGTCTACTCTTGTTTTAGTAGTTCTTTTAAAAAGAAACTATCTGTATTTTTGGAACAACCATCTTCAAAATTATTTATATCTGGAGCGTATATAGGCACAGATTTATTTGAAAAGCCTAATGGTTTAAGAAAAGGGAGAAAGCATACAGATGTTTTATATGCAAAGAAGAAGTTACATTTTATAGGCAGAACTAACTACGCAGATAAAGTAGGTACAGTATTTAGCGTCAATTCAAACTTTAAGAGCTTGAACAATCTTTCTTATGCTAACACCATAGATACAAAATTATATAGAGTAGAAGCACCAGATGCTTTAGATCCTGCTGATAAAGCTACAAAAGTGATTGGTAGATATACAGGTAATAATAAAAGTATAGGTATAGCTTATTCAGATGATGAAAATAAAATTGTAGCTCTTGGTTTTCCTTTTGAGACAATTACAAGTGAACAGAAAAGAATAGAATTTATGGAGGAAGTGATCGTGTTTTTCCAATCCATTAACTGATTGATTTTTAGAGATTAAACTCTTTTTTAAGGCTTTTACCTAAATAAAAGTGAATTAATAGTCACTTATTCCTTAAAATCTCATAAACATGTTAAGGATGATTAATTTTTGACACAAAAAATCGTTTGCCTACGTCTAATAAAACAGACAAAGACAAATAGATATGAAAAGTCAAAGAGCGACAAGGTTCTTTTCACTTGATAAACTATACTAACAATACAAAAGGTCACCATTATGGTGGCCTTTTTGTTTTTATAAAAATATCCGTTTAAAAAGTATATATAATTAGTTGTTCATATTATCTTCGTGCAACATATTCAACGAACTAATATTATGACGAAGCTTCTGATCAAAAACGCTCAAATTGTAAACGAGGGTAAAGTTTTTAAAGGTGATGTGCGTGTTGTGGATGGAAAGATTGATAGTGTATCAGCATCCATTGCAGTACAAGACGAAAAAGTAATTGATGCTGAAGGAAAGTATCTATTACCTGGTTTAATAGACGACCAAGTTCATTTTAGAGAGCCAGGGTTAACTGAAAAAGCAAATATTGAAACAGAAGCAAGAGCAGCTGTATCTGGAGGTATTACATCTTTTATGGAAATGCCAAATACAAAGCCACCTACAGTTACTATGGAGGCGCTAGAAGATAAATATGCAATAGCAAATAAAACTTCTTTGGCAAACTACTCTTTCTATATTGGTGCAACAAACGATAACCTAGAAGAAGTATTAAAAGCTGATCCTAAAAATGTTTGTGGAATAAAGGTATTTATGGGTTCTTCTACGGGTAATATGCTTGTAGATAATGAAGTAACATTAGGAAATTTATTTGCAAAAGCACAGATGATTATTGCATCGCATTGCGAAGATGATCCTATGATTGCAGAGAATTTAGAAAAATACAAAGAAAAGTATGGAGAGGATATTCCTATGGAGTGCCATCCAGAAATTAGAAGTGCAGAAGCTTGTTATTCATCATCTTCTAAAGCAGTAGCTTTAGCAAAGAAACATGGGGCAAGATTGCATATTCTACATATATCTACAGCTAAGGAGTTAGAGTTATTCCAAAATGATATTCCTTTAAAAGAGAAGAAAATAACATCAGAAGCATGTGTACACCATATGTGGTTCTCTGATGAAGATTATAAAGAAAAAGGGGCATTTATTAAATGGAACCCTGCTGTTAAAACTAAAGAGGATGGAGCAGGTATTCTTGCAGGTGTGTTAAGTGATAAGATTGATGTTATAGCAACAGATCATGCACCACACACACTTCAAGAAAAATCAAATACTTATTTGACAGCACCTTCTGGAGGACCATTAGTACAACATTCATTACAAGTACTCTTGGATTTTTATAAGCAAGGTAAAATCTCTTTAGAGAAAATTGTAGAAAAAGCTTGTCATAATCCTGCAATACTTTTTGAAGTAGAAAATAGAGGTTATATCAAAGAAGGCTACTGGGCAGATTTAGTTTTAGTAGATTTGGATGCACCACAGAAGGTAGAGAAATCTAACTTAAATTATAAATGTGGATGGTCTCCATTTGAAGGACATACTTTCTCTTCTTCAATTACACATACCATAGTTTCAGGGCATCTAGCTTATGAAAACGGTAAATTCAATGAAGATGTAAAAGGAAAGCGTCTGACTTTCAATAGATAATAAAGAATTTAATTTTGTTTACGAATTTATATTTGGAAAATCGTTCTGTGATTTCCTATATTTGCATTACAAAATGGCGATCGTAGCTCAGTCGGTTAGAGCACTGGTTTGTGGTTCCAGGGGTCGTGGGTTCGATTCCCATCGTTCGCCCAACTTGTAAAAGACTTTTCAAGCAATTGAAAGGTCTTTTTTTATGTTTAATTTTTCAAGGTTGCTTATTCATTAAATGAGAGTGACTAACTTTAGTCAGCTTATAAAGTTAGTTTCATCATTAAAAATCTATCTTAAAAGTATTTTAAACTCTTATAATTTTAGAGTATTTTACTTAATTACGAGTAGTAATACTATTTTTTGTTGTTGAAGATCAATCTTTTATTGAATATTATTCTTCATTAATAAAATATTTGTTGGATAAGATCAGATCAATCTATTATATTTGCACTGCAATAAAAAATGGCGATCGTAGCTCAGTCGGTTAGAGCACTGGTTTGTGGTTCCAGGGGTCGTGGGTTCGATTCCCATCGTTCGCCCAAATTGTAAAAGACTTTTCAAGTAATTGGAAGGTCTTTTTTTTTATGTGCTTTTTCTGATGATTCAGTCAGTGTTCTGATAATCAACACCTTGTATTAATGGTGTTAAGAGTTGAGCTATTAAGAAAAAAATAATGGTAAGGAATAATAAATAGACACTATTAAAGTAATTTTTGATTCAAATTAGGAAATCAGGTGACGCAAAAGACACGTTTTAGTTACTATCATCAAAAAGTAATTAAAAATGAAAAAAATAATTCTACTCATTAGTTTATTCTCAACACTTACTGTTGCCTCATTCGCAGAAAGTTATTCTCCAGTTCCTGTAAAAAAAGAACAAAAAAGAGTATTAAAACAAAAGAAGAAAAAGAAAAAGGCGCATACTAAATTTTTAAATAGTTATTACGGGAAATCTCAAAGAGGAACAAAACGAAAATAACTTATTTTTAATAAATACGCTAAAGAGTTGCTGATTTCATAACAGTGACTCTTTTTTGTTGAAAATAGTTTAATAAAAAAAGATATACTTTTCGAAGTGTATAATGTTAAATATTAATTTCTATTAAAAATAAGTAAATGATAGTTATCCGAGTAAAATAATGTTAATTCATTGTAACCTTCTCATAACATTCTATTATTCTTGTGGAAGATATAGCTAATCAACCAATTAATTAAAGGAAGATTTACTTCCCATTTTGTATTATAAACCAATTTAATATTGAATAAATTTTACTACTAAACACCAATTTTTGTGCTATAAACTATAGCACTTTTAAGTATAATCATTGAGTTTATGGGCAATTTCGCTCACTTTATATTTTGTAAGTGATACCTTATATTCTCATTTTTTAATGTCAATACACTGTTACTAAAACCAATAACAGTGCTAAGACCAACCAATTTTATTAATCAACTTTATCTTATTTTATGATGAAAAGAGTATTATTCTTACTCTCTTTTATCTTGTGTAGCATTTCTATGTCATTTGCACAAGAGAGAAGAGTAGAAGGTGTAATTTCTGATGCCAATGGCGATACAATGCCGGGCGCAACTGTACTTGTTGTAGGAACTACAATCGGTGCTGTTACAGATTTTAATGGACACTTCTCTATCAATGTTCCAGAAAGTGGAACACAACTACAAGCTAGACTTATCGGCTACACTACTCAAATTGTAGAAATAGGTACACAATCAGTTATCAATCTTGTTATGCAAGAAGACGCCCAAGAACTTGATGAAGTTGTTGTTACGGCGTTAGGCATGGAGAAAGATAAAAAATCATTAGGTTACTCTGTTACAGAGGTAAAAGGAGATGATTTAAAAACAGCTGATAACAATATTCTAAGCTCTTTAAACGGTCAAGTTGCTGGTGTTCAAGTAACATCTTCTTCAGGTGCTGTTGGATCTTCTTCTCGTGTAGTAATTCGTGGTAACTCATCTTTAACAGGTGATAACCAACCGTTATATGTAGTAGACGGTGTACCCGTGGATAACACATATAATTCAGGCAACACTTCTTCTGGAGGTGCAGATTTTGGTTCTCCTATCTCAGATATTAACCCTGATGATATTGAGGCTATGACAGTATTGAAAGGACCAAACGCAGCTGCTTTGTACGGTTCTCGTGCGGTAAACGGTGCAATTATCATCACTACAAAAAAAGGTAAAGGTTCTAAAGGATTAGGTGTTTCTTTATCGAATACAACTACATTCCAAACACCTTTAATTTTACCAGATTACCAAAACACATACGGGCAAGGTTTAGGAGGTCAATTCTCTTTTGTAGATGGTAAAGGTGGTGGTACATTTGATGGTGTGGACGAATCTTGGGGTCCTAAAATGGATGTAGGCTTAATGGTGCCTCAATTCCATTCAAATGGAGAAGCAGTCCCATTTAATTCTAACCCAAATAATGTTAGAGATTTCTTCGAAACGGGTCACGTTTCTACATCGAACTTATCTATTGCACATAGTAATGATGACACAAACGTACGTTTTAGCTTAATGTATTCAGATCAAAAAGGGATGTCACCTAATACAGGTCTTAATACATATAGTGCTTCAATGGCATTTGGTCATAAGATAAATGAAAAATTGAGATTTGATGCAAAAGCAACCTATTCTCATAGAGGAGCAGACAACCTACCTTCTCAAGGATATGGTGCAAATAACGTAATGCAACAATTTGTATGGTTTGGTAGACAAGTTGATACAAACGAATTGAAGAACTATAAAAAGGCAGACGGTACGCCATATAACTGGAACTACAACTACCACGATAACCCGTATTGGATTTCTTATGAAAATACGAATTCTCAACGCCGTGATCGTGTAAATGGTTATGCTTCTATGAAATATAACTTTACAGATTATTTGAGTCTTCAAGTTAAAGGTGGTACAGATTTCTATTCTGAAAACCGTATGGCTAGAACTGCAAAATATTCTATCAACAACCCAACAGGTGGTTTTACAGAAGAAAATTATTTTGTAAGTGAATCTAACTTCGATTTCCTTTTATCTTTCTCTAAAGATTTTGGTAACGATTGGAATGTATCTGCAAACGCAGGTGGTAACAATATGTACAGAAATTATAAGAGAGACGGTATGATTGTTACAGGTCTTGCTACTCCAGGTATTTATACACCTGCCAATGCAGTAGGACAAGTAGATGCATCAACTTACTTTGAAGAGCAAGTGATTAACTCGCTTTATGCAACTGCTTCTGTTGGTTTTAGAGATTACTTATTCATGGATGTTTCTGTGCGTAATGACTGGTCTTCTACATTACCTGCAGCAAACGATAGTTTCTTATATCCTGCAATCAACTTATCTTATGTATTTTCTGAGCATCTCGAAATGCCTGATTTTATTTCACAAGGTAAAGTTCGTGGTGGTTGGGCACAAGTGGGTGCATCTGCAAACCCTTATATGTTAAGTAATGTATACATGTCGCCATTACCATGGGATGGAAATCCTATGTTTAAATACGATAATGTTCAAGCTAACCCTAATTTAAAACCTGAAACTACCAATGCGTGGGAGACTGGTTTAGAAATGGGCTTCTTAAATAACCGTTTAGGATTTGAAGCTGTTTACTATAAGAAAAATACTTTTGATCAAATTGTTCAAGCAGATGTATCTTCTACATCTGGATTTAGATATTCTGCAATTAATGCTGGTGAAATTGAAAATAAAGGATTTGAATTCCTTTTATACGGTACGCCAATACAAACAGTAGATTTCCAATGGGATGTTTCATTCAACTTTACAAGAAACATCAACACTGTTGTGTCTTTAGCTGATGGAGTAGACTCGTTTATTTTAGGTGATTATTGGGGTTTAACTACTGAAGCTCGTCCTGGTGAACAATTAGGTACTTTCTATGGTATTGCTTATCAAAGATCTCCTGAAGGTGATATTATAGTGGATGAAAGTGGTATTCCATTAAGAACAGATGAAAAAGAAGCATTAGGTTCTATCAACCCAGATTGGAGAGGTGGTATTCGTAACTCGATTACTTACAAAGGTTTCACACTATCTGCATTAATTGATATTCAAAAAGGCGGTAGCATCTTCTCTGTAACAAATATGTTCGGTGAGTATGCTGGTGTTCTTGAGTCTACTGCTGTAGATCGTGAAGCAGGTAGAAAAGTTGGTGTTGTACCTGATGGAAATGGTGGTTATAAACCAAACGAAGTTTCTGCGGATGCAATGGATTATTACTGGGGCTTATACGGTATTCATGAAGAGTATATTTATGATGCTACATATGTAAAACTTGCTCAGTTATCTATTGGTTATAACGTTCCTCAAAAATGGTTAGGCAATACTGGTATCAAAGGTTTATATGTTGCTGCTGTAGGTAATGACCTTTGGATGATGTATAAAAATGCACCTAACATTGATCCTCAAGCAGGTTTCGGTGCAGGAATGTCTGGTCAAGGTTTCGAATTTGGTCAGTTACCAACTGCAAGAAGCTTTGGTTTTGATATCAAAATGAAATTCTAGGACACTATATATAAAGTATAGTAACTGATAATCATTAATTAAGAATTCAAAATGAAAAAATTCATTAAATATATATTTGCAGTAGTTGTGTTAATCAACATGACCTCTTGCTTCAAAAATTTCGATGAACTTCGTGAGAATCCAAACTACCCAAGCACAGTAGAGCCGGAAAGTTTGTTTGCGAACGTTCTTTATACAAACACAGGTAGTTTTTATGGTGCACAAGGTCAGTATTTTAATTTGACTGGAGCAGGACTATGGGGACAACAGTTTGCTAAAATTCAATACATAGACGAAGATTGGTACCAATACCGTGCGTCTGTAATGGATGAAAAATGGAAAAGAATGTACTCTGGTATTTCGGGTACATCTAATTTAGCAGGCCTTTACGATTTAGAATTAGCAATTGCTGAAGTAAGAAATCGTAAAGCAGCTTATGAGTCAGATGGCAATAGCCAAGGTGTTGCAGATGCTGAAGCACTAGAAGGAGCAATGCTTGTAGCTAAAGTTTATTTCTTCTCTGTAACTACAGATGTATGGGGTGATATACCTTATTCTGAAGCTTTTCAAACAATTGATTTAGGATTTGATCAAACAAACTTTCAGCCTACATACGATGCTCAAAAAGAAATTTATGATAATTTCTTTGAGGTATTAGAAGAGGCAAACACATTATTATCTAATAATGGGTCAATAGCGGCTGGATCAGATATTATTTACAGAGGTAATACAAGTAGATGGAGAATGTTAGCCAATTCTTTAGCCGCTAGATTGTATACAAGAATCTCAAAAGTTGATGCTACAAAATCTAGAGAAGGATTAGGTAAATTATTTACTGATAAGGGAACTTATCCAATGTTTTCGGGCAATGAAGATGATGCGGAGTTAATCTATCTAGGTTCTCAACCTTATATGCAACCAATTTACTACAATGCATATATTGATAACAGAAATGATTTTGCAATTTCTGCAACTTTAATTGAGCTGTTAAAAGAGAATAATGATAAACGTTTATATGTTTATGCTCAACCTACGCAAGCTTCAATGACTAAACCTGATGATGCCGCTGATGATTGGAAGGCGAGCCCTGAATATGTAGGTCAAGAAAATGGTGTTCCAGCTTCAGAAGCTCCTGGTTTTACAGCAGTTTCTATGATTGGTAATCTTTATAGAGAACAACCAGCAGGTAAATCTTTCTGGATGACGTATTCTGAATTGAAGTTTATAGAAGCAGAAGCAGCTTTAAATGGTATTGCAGGTGTTTCTGGAACTGTAGAAAGCTTAGTTAACGAAGGTATAGAAGCTTCATTTACAAAACAATATGCAGATGTAGAAGCTTATTCAGCTCCAATTATACCTGTAGATGGAGATGTTGTTTCTGATCCTTTTACAGATGCTGCAATTGTAATTAATAATTTAGATTGGAGTAAAAATGGAGGAAAAGAAAGAGTAATTGCAGAGCAAAAGTACCTTTCTAACTTTACGAACGGACCAGAAGTATTTGCAGAGTTAAGAAGAACTGGATGGCCAGCAATCTCTGAGATTAGAGGGGGTACGGTGTACCAAGGAAAAGGTTTACCAAATAGATTCCCTTATCCGTTCTCAGAACAAACTACTAATTCAGCCAATTGGTCAGCTGCCTCTCAAGGTATTAATGATACAATGTATGGTAAGAAAGTTTGGTTTGCTGAAAATTCTGAAGTGAATTATAAGTAGCCCTAGATACTGTTTCATCTAAATATACCTCAAGAGTATTTTTTAGATTGATATAGAATGATTAGTAATAAAGAGGAGCCTTTTTAGGCCCCTCTTTTTTTTGTTTCAATAATTTATACTTGTTATAATTTTTAACCTAAATGTTAATTTATGATAAAATAACAATTGACTTAACTTTCTTTTTAATTTGTATTTTTTGAAAAAACTTGATGTATCAACGTAATATATAACTAACTATAAATTAACAGTATACACTACGTTGATTTTTAAAATTTAATTTCATTAAGAATAATAAATAACAAAGCACATGAGTTGTTTATAAGTGTAAATAGATTGATTGTCAATTGTTTGAGTTGCTAAAAATGTTAGAGACACTTTTCTTTACTTCTGTTAAAAAATTTTTGATTTATGATTGACTTCATTACAATTGTGAAGTGAACAATGTTAAAAGTAGATAGAGATTATCTATTTATAGGGTTCTTTTCATTAGAATCCGACCTAATTTAAGAGACAAAATACCTAATAGAATTTATCTAGCAAACAGATTTTATTACAACCTAATTTTTATAATTCTCAATAGTATAGCTGTTGATTTTTAAACTTTATAAGTAGATAACTATAAATAACAGCGTATTTTTTAACTGACCATATTGTGGTTGCAGCCACGTGAAATACTACGTCCTAGCTTTTGCTATGTGATGTAATATTAAACGAAGAGCAAATTCATAACAGGCATTTTAAAATCACTGAAATTTATTGATAACTACTTAAGGATATTCGTGAGAGTATTCATTTTTTCCAATCAATTATTTATTAACAAATTATCATGAAGAAAAGAGTACTTCAACTTCTCTTAATCTTTTTGGGACTGGCTTTTACAGCCTTAGCTCAGGAGAGAAAGATTGATGGCGTTGTAAAAGACGCAAATGGTGAGACACTTCCTGGTGCCACTGTAATGATCGAAGGTACAACAATCGGTGCTGTTACAGACTTTAACGGTACCTTTGCAATTCAAGCTCCAGAAAGTGCTGTGAATATTGTTGTTCGTCTAATCGGTTACACAACACAAAACGTAGCTATCGGAACTCAAGCAAAATTTGAGTTTGTAATGCAAGAAGACGTTGAACAACTCGATGAAGTTGTTGTAACAGCTTTAGGTATCGAAAAAGATAAAAAATCACTTGGTTACTCTGTTACAGAAGTAAAAGGTGATGATTTAAAAGGTTCAGATTCTGGTGTTTTAAATAGTCTTAATGGTAAAGTTGCAGGTGTAATGGTAAATACTTCTTCGGGAGCTCCAGGTGCATCTTCTCGTATTACTATTCGTGGTAATTCATCTTTAACAGGTAATAATCAACCGTTATTTGTAATTGATGGTGTACCTGTAGACAATACATACAACTCTGGTAATACATCTAGTGGAGGAACTGACTTCGGTTCGCCTATTAATGATATTAACCCAGATGATATTGAGTCAATGACTGTTTTGAAAGGACCAAACGCAGCCGCTTTATATGGTTCTCGTGCACAAAATGGTGCTATTGTAATTACAACAAAATCAGGTAAAGGTTCTGAAGGTTTAGGGGTTTCGTTGTCAAATAAAACAACTTTCCAAAATCCATTGATCTTACCAAATTACCAAAACGAATATGGACAAGGTCTTAATGGTCAGTTCTCTTTTGTAGATGGTAAAAATGGTGGTGTTAATGATGGTGTTGATGAATCTTGGGGTCCTAAATTGGATGCTGGATTAATGATTCCTCAGTTTTATTCTAATGGTGAAGCTGCTCCTTGGGTTTCTTCTCCTAACAATGTAGAAGACTTTTTTGAAACTGGATACGTTTCTACTACAAACTTATCTATTCAAAATTCAACAGATAAGTCGAATGTACGTTTCTCTATGATGTATTCTGATCAAGAAGGTATGGTTCCAAACACTGGGTTAGAAAATTATTCTGCTTCTTTAAACTTTGGTCATAAGATTTCGGATAATTTACAATTAGACTCTAAAATTACATATTCTAGAAGACAATCAGATAACTTACCTCAACAGGGTTACGGTGCAAATAACGTAATGCAACAATTTGTATGGGGTGGACGTCAGGTAGATTATAACTTATTAAAAGATTATAAGAAAGCAGATGGTACTCCTTATAACTGGAACTACAACTACCACGATAACCCTTATTGGATCTTAAACGAGAATACTAACTCACAATTAAGAGATCGTGTAAATGGTTTTGCTTCTTTAAAATGGAACATCACAGACTACTTAAACTTTAAGGTGAAAGGTGGTACTGATTTATATACTGAAAACCGTTTGTCTAAGTCAGCAATGTATTCAATTAATGACCCTGATGGTGGTTTTTATGAATCAAATTACTTTGTAAACGAAACAAACTTTGATTTCCTATTCTCGTTCTCTAAAGACTTTGGTGAAGATTGGAATGTTAACGCAAATGTGGGTGGTAACAACATGTACCGTGTAACAAAAACATCTTCTATGGAAGCATTTGGTTTAGCATCTCCGGGGGTGTATACACCTGCTAATGCTACTGGACAAATTGATGCTTACAGTGAGTTTACTGAAAAAATTATTAACTCATTATATGCTACTGCTTCGGTAGGTTTCAGAGATTACTTATTTGCTGATGTATCTGTTCGTAACGATTGGACATCAACATTACCTGTACAGAATAATTCATTCATGTATCCATCAGTGAACTTATCTTATGTATTCTCTGAGCACATGGATCTTCCAGAGTGGATTTCTAATGGTAAAATTAGAGGTGGATGGGCTGAAGTTGGTAATGATACAGACCCTTACAATACTACAAACGTTTATACAAGTGGATTGCCTTATAATGGCTACCCAATGTTTAAATACGAAACTACTCAAGCTAATCCTGATTTAAGATCTGAAAGAACTCAATCTTGGGAAATTGGTTTAGATATGGGCTTCTTCAATAACCGTTTAGGATTTGAAGCTGCTTATTATGAGAAATCTACTTATGATCAAATTGTACCTGCTGACATTTCTGCAGCTTCTGGATATAGGTATTCTTATATCAATGCAGGTCAGATTGATAACAATGGTTTTGAATTGATGATTTTTGCTACTCCTGTTCAAACAGAAGCAGTGACTTGGGATATTTCATTAAACTTTGCAAAAAACAAAAACAAAGTAGTGGAATTAGCAGAAGGTGTTGATTCATTTGTTTTAGGTGAATACTGGGGTTTAACTACAGAAGCTCGTCCTGGTGAAGAACTTGGTACTTTCTATGGTTATGCTTACCAGAGAGACGAACAAGGTAACGTAATGGTAGATGATAACGGTTATGCAATGAAAACTGATGAGAAACAAAAGTTAGGTTCTATCAACCCAGATTGGAGAGGTGGTATCCGTAACTCGGTAACTTATAAAGGGTTCACATTATCTGCATTAATTGATATTTCTAAAGGTGGTGATATTTTCTCTGTAACAAACATGTTTGGTGAATATGCAGGTGTATTAGATGTAACTGCTGTTAACCGTGAAGCTGGTAGAGTTACAAATGGTGTTGGTGTAGACGGTACTCCAAATAACATTGTAGTACCAACTCAAGATTACTACCAATCATTATATGGTATTCATGAAGAATACATCTATGATGCTACTTATGTAAAATTAGCAGAATTGTCTCTTGCGTATAACATCCCTTCTACTTTTACCAAAAAGTATGGAATCCAAGGAATGAGTGTTGCATTTGTAGGTAATAACTTATGGATGATTCATAGTAATGCTCCAAACATTGATCCTCAAGCTGGTTTTGGTACTGGTTTAGATGGTCAAGGATTCGAATTCGGTCAATTACCATCGCCTAGAAGCTTTGGATTTGATATCAAAATGAGATTCTAAGAGTGTTATCACTCATCAGATATAAATAGTTAAATGGTGTTGGAGAGGAGCAATCTTCTCCAACAAGAAAAACTGAAGGAATAATGAAAAAATCAATAATATATATAGCATTAATCATCATGGCTTTTGGAACAACATCTTGTTTCAAAAACTTTGAAGATATGCAAGTAAACCCTAACTACCCAACAGATGTAGATCCGGGTAGTTTATTTG includes:
- a CDS encoding dihydroorotase produces the protein MTKLLIKNAQIVNEGKVFKGDVRVVDGKIDSVSASIAVQDEKVIDAEGKYLLPGLIDDQVHFREPGLTEKANIETEARAAVSGGITSFMEMPNTKPPTVTMEALEDKYAIANKTSLANYSFYIGATNDNLEEVLKADPKNVCGIKVFMGSSTGNMLVDNEVTLGNLFAKAQMIIASHCEDDPMIAENLEKYKEKYGEDIPMECHPEIRSAEACYSSSSKAVALAKKHGARLHILHISTAKELELFQNDIPLKEKKITSEACVHHMWFSDEDYKEKGAFIKWNPAVKTKEDGAGILAGVLSDKIDVIATDHAPHTLQEKSNTYLTAPSGGPLVQHSLQVLLDFYKQGKISLEKIVEKACHNPAILFEVENRGYIKEGYWADLVLVDLDAPQKVEKSNLNYKCGWSPFEGHTFSSSITHTIVSGHLAYENGKFNEDVKGKRLTFNR
- a CDS encoding SusC/RagA family TonB-linked outer membrane protein, yielding MMKRVLFLLSFILCSISMSFAQERRVEGVISDANGDTMPGATVLVVGTTIGAVTDFNGHFSINVPESGTQLQARLIGYTTQIVEIGTQSVINLVMQEDAQELDEVVVTALGMEKDKKSLGYSVTEVKGDDLKTADNNILSSLNGQVAGVQVTSSSGAVGSSSRVVIRGNSSLTGDNQPLYVVDGVPVDNTYNSGNTSSGGADFGSPISDINPDDIEAMTVLKGPNAAALYGSRAVNGAIIITTKKGKGSKGLGVSLSNTTTFQTPLILPDYQNTYGQGLGGQFSFVDGKGGGTFDGVDESWGPKMDVGLMVPQFHSNGEAVPFNSNPNNVRDFFETGHVSTSNLSIAHSNDDTNVRFSLMYSDQKGMSPNTGLNTYSASMAFGHKINEKLRFDAKATYSHRGADNLPSQGYGANNVMQQFVWFGRQVDTNELKNYKKADGTPYNWNYNYHDNPYWISYENTNSQRRDRVNGYASMKYNFTDYLSLQVKGGTDFYSENRMARTAKYSINNPTGGFTEENYFVSESNFDFLLSFSKDFGNDWNVSANAGGNNMYRNYKRDGMIVTGLATPGIYTPANAVGQVDASTYFEEQVINSLYATASVGFRDYLFMDVSVRNDWSSTLPAANDSFLYPAINLSYVFSEHLEMPDFISQGKVRGGWAQVGASANPYMLSNVYMSPLPWDGNPMFKYDNVQANPNLKPETTNAWETGLEMGFLNNRLGFEAVYYKKNTFDQIVQADVSSTSGFRYSAINAGEIENKGFEFLLYGTPIQTVDFQWDVSFNFTRNINTVVSLADGVDSFILGDYWGLTTEARPGEQLGTFYGIAYQRSPEGDIIVDESGIPLRTDEKEALGSINPDWRGGIRNSITYKGFTLSALIDIQKGGSIFSVTNMFGEYAGVLESTAVDREAGRKVGVVPDGNGGYKPNEVSADAMDYYWGLYGIHEEYIYDATYVKLAQLSIGYNVPQKWLGNTGIKGLYVAAVGNDLWMMYKNAPNIDPQAGFGAGMSGQGFEFGQLPTARSFGFDIKMKF
- a CDS encoding SusD/RagB family nutrient-binding outer membrane lipoprotein — its product is MKKFIKYIFAVVVLINMTSCFKNFDELRENPNYPSTVEPESLFANVLYTNTGSFYGAQGQYFNLTGAGLWGQQFAKIQYIDEDWYQYRASVMDEKWKRMYSGISGTSNLAGLYDLELAIAEVRNRKAAYESDGNSQGVADAEALEGAMLVAKVYFFSVTTDVWGDIPYSEAFQTIDLGFDQTNFQPTYDAQKEIYDNFFEVLEEANTLLSNNGSIAAGSDIIYRGNTSRWRMLANSLAARLYTRISKVDATKSREGLGKLFTDKGTYPMFSGNEDDAELIYLGSQPYMQPIYYNAYIDNRNDFAISATLIELLKENNDKRLYVYAQPTQASMTKPDDAADDWKASPEYVGQENGVPASEAPGFTAVSMIGNLYREQPAGKSFWMTYSELKFIEAEAALNGIAGVSGTVESLVNEGIEASFTKQYADVEAYSAPIIPVDGDVVSDPFTDAAIVINNLDWSKNGGKERVIAEQKYLSNFTNGPEVFAELRRTGWPAISEIRGGTVYQGKGLPNRFPYPFSEQTTNSANWSAASQGINDTMYGKKVWFAENSEVNYK